In a genomic window of Pseudoxanthomonas indica:
- a CDS encoding chemotaxis protein CheA, with the protein MNMDMQRFHATFFEESREGLEAMESGLLSLENGNRDAELINSIFRAAHSIKGGSATFGFDAVASLTHVLETLLDELRAGKRDVSGDAIDAMLASVDVLRSLLAEAEHGHVADPVAVKAVHARLTAVLSGDAAAAPVPVAQAEAAPEGWQIGFAPAPGLFMSGNDPLRILRELEHLGQLKVATRVDRLPGFEQMDPLEAYLAWDLGLIGKVPRSQVEEAFAWVVDDCELDIQPIAAAVAATPAAGVPAVDTPAAATGAPAANGEAAETSIRVSVDKIDGLINLVGELVITQAMLKQVSGVLDPAQCERLFAGLDLLERNTRDLQEAVIGVRMLPVDAVFRRFPRLVRDLSSRLGKQVRLRTIGEGTELDKGLIERIADPLVHLVRNSIDHGLEMPDVRREAGKEETGTITLAASHQGGHIVIEVSDDGRGLNRERILAKAAERGLSVPENPTDTQVWDLIFQAGFSTAEAVTDLSGRGVGMDVVRKNIQALGGEVQLESTAGKGTRVVIRLPLTLAILDGMAVSVGEETLILPLNYVLEALQPQPDDVRTLAGEGKVLRVRGEYLPLLSLNEHYNYGGQRNPDPLVVVVEGDGQKLALEVDELIGQQQVVVKNLENNYRRIHGISGATILGDGRVALIVDIGGLVRSLRLPQAA; encoded by the coding sequence ATGAACATGGACATGCAACGTTTCCACGCCACCTTCTTCGAGGAAAGCCGCGAAGGGCTGGAAGCGATGGAGTCCGGTCTGCTGTCGCTGGAGAATGGCAACCGCGATGCGGAACTGATCAATTCGATCTTCCGCGCCGCGCATTCGATCAAGGGCGGTTCGGCGACCTTCGGCTTTGACGCCGTCGCCAGCCTGACCCATGTGCTGGAAACGCTGCTGGACGAACTGCGCGCCGGCAAGCGCGACGTCAGCGGTGATGCGATTGATGCGATGCTGGCTTCGGTCGATGTGCTGCGCAGCCTGCTGGCCGAAGCCGAACACGGTCACGTCGCCGATCCGGTGGCTGTCAAGGCCGTGCATGCGCGCCTGACCGCCGTGCTCTCCGGCGACGCCGCTGCCGCACCTGTGCCGGTCGCCCAGGCCGAAGCAGCGCCGGAAGGCTGGCAAATTGGCTTTGCGCCTGCGCCCGGCTTGTTCATGAGCGGCAACGATCCGCTGCGCATCCTGCGCGAGCTCGAACACCTGGGCCAACTGAAAGTCGCCACGCGGGTGGATCGCCTGCCCGGCTTCGAGCAGATGGATCCGCTGGAAGCCTATCTGGCCTGGGATCTGGGCCTGATCGGCAAGGTTCCGCGATCGCAGGTGGAAGAAGCCTTCGCCTGGGTGGTCGACGATTGCGAGCTGGACATCCAGCCCATCGCCGCTGCCGTGGCCGCCACCCCGGCTGCCGGCGTGCCCGCCGTCGACACACCCGCTGCCGCCACCGGCGCGCCTGCGGCCAATGGCGAAGCCGCCGAAACCTCCATCCGCGTCAGCGTCGACAAGATCGACGGCCTGATCAACCTGGTCGGCGAACTGGTCATCACCCAGGCCATGCTCAAGCAGGTCTCTGGCGTGCTCGATCCGGCCCAGTGCGAACGCCTGTTCGCCGGCCTGGATCTGCTGGAGCGCAACACCCGCGATCTGCAGGAAGCCGTGATCGGCGTGCGCATGCTGCCGGTCGATGCGGTGTTCCGCCGCTTCCCGCGCCTGGTCCGCGATCTGTCCTCGCGCCTGGGCAAGCAGGTCCGCCTGCGCACGATTGGCGAAGGCACGGAACTGGACAAGGGCCTGATTGAACGCATCGCCGATCCGCTGGTGCATCTGGTCCGCAACTCGATCGATCACGGCCTGGAAATGCCGGACGTGCGTCGCGAAGCGGGCAAGGAAGAAACCGGCACCATCACCCTGGCCGCCTCGCATCAGGGTGGTCATATCGTCATCGAAGTCAGCGACGACGGCCGCGGCCTGAATCGCGAACGCATCCTGGCCAAGGCCGCCGAACGCGGCTTGAGCGTGCCGGAAAATCCCACCGACACGCAGGTCTGGGATTTGATTTTCCAGGCCGGCTTCTCCACCGCCGAGGCGGTGACGGATCTGTCCGGTCGCGGCGTCGGCATGGATGTGGTGCGCAAGAACATCCAGGCCCTGGGCGGCGAAGTGCAGCTGGAAAGCACTGCCGGCAAGGGCACGCGCGTGGTCATCCGCCTGCCGCTGACCCTGGCCATCCTCGACGGCATGGCCGTGTCGGTCGGCGAGGAAACCCTGATCCTGCCGCTGAACTACGTGCTGGAAGCGTTGCAGCCGCAGCCCGACGACGTGCGCACCCTGGCCGGCGAAGGCAAGGTGCTGCGCGTGCGCGGCGAATACCTGCCGCTGCTGTCGCTCAACGAACACTACAACTACGGTGGCCAGCGCAACCCGGATCCGTTGGTGGTGGTGGTGGAAGGCGATGGCCAGAAACTGGCGCTGGAAGTGGACGAACTGATCGGCCAGCAGCAGGTGGTGGTCAAGAACCTGGAAAACAATTACCGCCGCATCCACGGCATCTCCGGCGCTACCATCCTGGGCGACGGCCGGGTTGCGCTGATTGTCGATATTGGTGGCCTGGTTCGCTCGCTGCGCCTTCCTCAGGCCGCTTGA
- a CDS encoding response regulator, with translation MSARILVVDDSASMRQMVAFALTSAGYAVDEAEDGQVALGRAQGSRFNAVVTDVNMPNMDGISLIRALRGLPDYKFTPMLMLTTESAADKKAEGKAAGATGWLVKPFNPEQLVATIQKVLG, from the coding sequence ATGAGCGCACGTATTTTGGTGGTGGACGATTCGGCCTCGATGCGCCAGATGGTCGCCTTCGCCCTGACCTCCGCCGGATACGCGGTCGATGAAGCCGAAGACGGCCAGGTCGCCTTGGGCCGTGCGCAGGGTTCGCGCTTCAACGCGGTGGTCACCGACGTCAACATGCCCAACATGGACGGCATCTCGCTGATCCGCGCCCTGCGTGGCCTGCCGGACTACAAGTTCACCCCCATGCTGATGCTCACCACGGAATCGGCCGCCGACAAGAAGGCCGAAGGCAAGGCCGCCGGCGCCACCGGCTGGCTGGTCAAGCCGTTCAATCCGGAACAGCTGGTCGCCACCATCCAGAAAGTCCTGGGCTGA
- a CDS encoding STAS domain-containing protein translates to MSAVPLAADLGIEAASDLKQQLAPHLAQSDELVLDATAVQRVHTASLQVLFSFFLERAKAGHRTAFADSSASFRDAARLLGLEAELGLVPSDNNNNSNFVENAA, encoded by the coding sequence ATGAGCGCAGTACCCCTGGCCGCCGACCTCGGCATCGAGGCCGCCAGCGACCTCAAACAGCAGCTGGCCCCGCATCTGGCCCAGAGCGACGAGCTGGTGCTCGATGCGACCGCCGTGCAACGCGTGCACACCGCCAGCTTGCAGGTGCTGTTTTCGTTTTTCCTGGAGCGCGCCAAGGCCGGTCATCGCACCGCCTTTGCCGACAGCAGCGCCTCCTTCCGTGACGCTGCGCGCCTGCTGGGCCTGGAGGCCGAACTGGGTCTGGTGCCTTCCGACAACAACAACAACTCGAACTTTGTGGAGAACGCCGCATGA
- a CDS encoding fimbrial protein — translation MNANGMFRAAAWVATKAALLRRAMQVLIVLASVSGVAKAQTVPEGACMSSYLPLTAVIPEVSVPRNLALGSPIPGAMVTVSLAVTCNKGPAAASGPAQWRWSSRNGTPIFSEVPGFTEVYRTSSMSEGVGLRVETFGGLATHYLVNGQIAFGLGDYNLNGTSNIEARFVLIKVAESPQTGTYTQPGGTGIHGVAWINNSTEANSALDVKYTIKSAQSSSCTLSQKDIEVALPKVLVNDFTGVGSFVGPTTFPIGVNCEDKVALRFEMKDATKPGNVSNILSLGAGSTAEGVGIQILDGQGKLISYTPGGQTYNQSTTPIFNPTLLGEVPAGTSSTTFTARYVQTEAV, via the coding sequence ATGAACGCCAATGGCATGTTCCGGGCAGCCGCTTGGGTGGCTACAAAGGCGGCGCTGCTCCGGCGCGCCATGCAGGTGCTGATTGTCCTGGCAAGCGTATCCGGCGTGGCGAAAGCGCAGACGGTGCCGGAGGGCGCCTGCATGTCCAGCTACCTGCCGCTGACGGCCGTGATTCCGGAAGTCAGCGTACCCAGGAACCTTGCGCTGGGCAGCCCCATCCCCGGCGCGATGGTCACGGTTTCCCTGGCGGTCACCTGCAACAAAGGCCCTGCGGCGGCGTCGGGGCCAGCGCAATGGCGATGGAGTAGTCGCAATGGAACTCCGATCTTTAGCGAGGTACCGGGGTTTACGGAGGTCTATCGCACTTCCAGCATGTCTGAAGGGGTGGGCTTACGGGTGGAAACCTTCGGCGGGTTGGCAACGCACTATCTGGTGAACGGCCAGATTGCCTTTGGCCTGGGCGATTACAACTTGAACGGCACCAGCAACATCGAAGCGCGCTTTGTCTTGATCAAGGTGGCAGAGAGTCCTCAGACAGGAACGTACACACAACCGGGTGGAACCGGCATCCATGGTGTGGCCTGGATCAACAATTCGACCGAAGCCAATTCGGCGCTCGACGTCAAATACACCATCAAATCAGCACAGTCGTCTTCCTGCACCCTGAGCCAGAAAGACATCGAGGTGGCGCTTCCGAAAGTTCTGGTGAATGACTTCACCGGCGTGGGGTCATTTGTGGGCCCGACAACTTTTCCGATAGGCGTGAATTGCGAGGACAAGGTGGCGCTCAGATTCGAGATGAAAGACGCTACCAAGCCTGGGAACGTCAGCAACATCTTGTCGCTGGGCGCCGGATCGACGGCTGAGGGCGTTGGCATCCAGATTCTGGACGGCCAGGGCAAGCTGATTTCCTACACGCCCGGCGGGCAGACCTACAATCAGAGCACAACGCCGATCTTCAATCCGACTCTGCTGGGCGAGGTTCCCGCAGGTACTTCCAGCACCACGTTTACAGCGCGTTACGTCCAGACCGAAGCCGTGTGA
- a CDS encoding chemotaxis protein CheW: MNAVPALDSYLLDLLSGDGASTPPTPPRDEAQSAASDPPFVYVDQVPAVADVPKPYGSDVDNIALLAAEAEAASVGGVDQTSVCWEPAPTAEAIEPVTPILDTSADLLAEFDSEFPDQAVEATAAVPTFDVSADLLAEFDSEFPDQAVDATAAVPTFDVSADLLAEFDSEFPDQAVATVDTTDTTAALLAEFDAEFPAGAEVAANAAAPGDFAAAVAEETEADQIQSRMPSAPIRVDAPPAPRVPRNLVPPPADLPAYAKPVFDLLQRQTQDQAAQSPHGNDRRRASDRASRWLRMRCDDQHYALELLKVQEVVLPATLLPLRGAARHMLGVMNLRGQVVPVIDLGLYLDRAAIIDDPLTRIVVLEEQGEILGLRVSAVEDVTTLTDGQIEPPDNTRMCRITHPLFRGVARLAGQQTVILLDASELLR; this comes from the coding sequence ATGAATGCCGTACCCGCGCTGGATTCGTACCTGCTGGACCTGTTGTCCGGCGATGGCGCATCCACGCCCCCGACCCCGCCGCGCGATGAAGCGCAGTCCGCTGCCAGCGATCCGCCCTTCGTCTACGTGGACCAGGTGCCCGCCGTCGCCGACGTGCCCAAGCCCTACGGCAGTGACGTCGACAACATCGCCCTGCTGGCCGCAGAAGCAGAAGCTGCATCCGTAGGAGGGGTTGACCAGACATCAGTCTGTTGGGAGCCAGCCCCGACCGCCGAAGCCATTGAGCCCGTCACGCCGATCCTCGACACCAGCGCCGATCTCCTAGCCGAATTCGATTCCGAATTCCCCGATCAAGCCGTCGAAGCCACCGCAGCCGTACCGACCTTCGACGTGAGCGCCGATCTGCTGGCCGAATTCGATTCCGAGTTCCCCGATCAAGCCGTCGACGCCACCGCAGCCGTACCGACCTTCGACGTGAGCGCCGATCTGCTGGCCGAATTCGATTCCGAATTCCCCGATCAAGCCGTGGCCACCGTCGACACCACCGACACCACCGCCGCCCTGCTGGCCGAGTTCGACGCCGAATTCCCGGCGGGCGCGGAGGTTGCTGCGAACGCCGCCGCCCCCGGCGACTTTGCCGCCGCGGTCGCCGAAGAAACCGAAGCCGACCAAATCCAGTCGCGCATGCCGTCCGCGCCGATCCGCGTCGATGCACCGCCGGCGCCGCGCGTGCCGCGCAACCTGGTGCCGCCCCCGGCCGACCTGCCCGCCTACGCCAAGCCGGTGTTCGACCTGCTGCAAAGGCAGACCCAGGATCAAGCCGCACAATCACCACATGGCAACGACCGCCGCCGCGCCAGCGATCGCGCCAGCCGCTGGCTGCGCATGCGCTGCGACGATCAGCACTACGCACTGGAACTGCTCAAGGTTCAGGAAGTCGTGCTGCCGGCCACCCTGCTGCCGCTGCGCGGCGCCGCCCGCCACATGCTGGGGGTGATGAACTTGCGCGGACAGGTGGTGCCGGTGATCGATCTGGGGCTGTACCTGGATCGCGCCGCCATCATCGATGACCCCCTCACCCGCATCGTGGTGCTGGAAGAACAGGGCGAAATCCTCGGCCTGCGCGTCAGCGCGGTGGAAGACGTCACCACCTTGACCGATGGCCAGATCGAGCCGCCCGACAACACCCGCATGTGCCGCATCACCCATCCGCTGTTCCGCGGCGTGGCCCGCCTGGCGGGCCAGCAGACGGTGATCCTGCTGGATGCTTCCGAACTGCTACGCTGA
- a CDS encoding ParA family protein — translation MRVWAIANQKGGVGKTTTTLALGRGLAMRGFRVLLIDLDPHSSLSRAFGVPADPPPSGVMELFNPEGAELAPLVRATEIENLSFVAAQTSLATLERRSATQPGLGLALSSALARGGQAYDYVLFDCPPTLGLLMVNALAAADRVIIPTQTEPLAMHGLTGMCRTTDMIERSRQRPLPVSILPTLHDKRTRTGNETLRQMQEQHGARVWEDAIPNDTRICNVDVLTQSMPPAQYPGRGLSAYRRALDWLLASERGELEQAA, via the coding sequence ATGCGCGTGTGGGCAATCGCCAACCAGAAAGGCGGCGTGGGCAAGACCACCACCACTTTGGCCCTGGGCCGTGGCCTGGCAATGCGCGGCTTCCGCGTGCTGCTGATCGATCTGGACCCGCATTCGTCGTTGAGCCGGGCCTTTGGCGTGCCCGCCGATCCGCCGCCCAGCGGAGTGATGGAACTGTTCAATCCCGAAGGCGCCGAGCTGGCGCCACTGGTACGGGCCACCGAAATCGAAAACCTGTCCTTCGTCGCCGCGCAGACCTCGCTGGCCACGCTGGAACGGCGCAGCGCCACCCAGCCCGGCCTGGGCCTGGCCCTGTCCAGCGCGCTGGCGCGGGGGGGGCAGGCTTATGACTACGTGTTGTTCGACTGCCCGCCCACGTTGGGCCTGCTGATGGTCAATGCGTTGGCCGCCGCCGACCGCGTGATCATCCCCACCCAGACCGAACCGCTGGCCATGCACGGCCTGACCGGCATGTGCCGCACCACCGACATGATCGAACGCTCGCGCCAGCGCCCGCTGCCGGTCTCGATCCTGCCCACCCTGCACGACAAGCGCACCCGCACCGGCAACGAAACGCTCCGGCAGATGCAGGAGCAGCACGGTGCACGCGTGTGGGAAGACGCCATCCCCAATGACACCCGCATCTGCAATGTCGATGTGCTGACCCAGTCCATGCCGCCGGCGCAGTATCCCGGCCGTGGCCTGTCGGCCTATCGGCGTGCCCTCGACTGGTTGCTGGCCAGCGAACGCGGGGAGCTGGAGCAAGCTGCATGA
- the motD gene encoding flagellar motor protein MotD, which translates to MARRKKHEEHTNHEAWAIPYADLMTLLLAFFVVMYAISTVNEGKYRVMADALTAAFGGAPRTINPVQVGNHQLQGADFDRPSPIKSGAKQGPSAPSPAPNVTLLAAMASQMNMSVSAQGMQNAERELDRIASDIEKAMKPLVDQKMVVIRRAQLWLEVQINSDILFPTGSAALEPAAQDTVSKLADVLINVPNGVRVEGYTDDRPIRTYQFPSNWELSAARAASVVHLFVRDGIPPERLAMIGYGEFRPIGDNATLEGRNSNRRVLLVILAGEGKAEGGGGGLPAIAAAPNLQGTLDEAGPLTPATAADAAALAPTVTGGSN; encoded by the coding sequence ATGGCGCGCCGCAAGAAACACGAAGAACACACCAACCACGAAGCCTGGGCGATCCCCTACGCGGATCTGATGACCCTGCTGCTGGCGTTCTTCGTGGTCATGTACGCGATCTCCACGGTCAACGAAGGCAAGTACCGGGTGATGGCCGATGCCCTGACCGCCGCTTTCGGCGGCGCGCCGCGCACCATCAATCCGGTGCAGGTGGGCAATCACCAGCTGCAGGGTGCGGATTTCGATCGCCCCTCGCCGATCAAGTCCGGCGCCAAGCAGGGCCCGTCGGCGCCCTCGCCTGCCCCCAACGTCACCCTGCTGGCGGCGATGGCCTCGCAGATGAACATGAGCGTCAGTGCGCAGGGCATGCAGAACGCCGAGCGCGAGCTGGATCGCATCGCCTCGGACATCGAAAAGGCGATGAAGCCGCTGGTGGACCAGAAAATGGTGGTCATCCGCCGCGCCCAGCTGTGGCTGGAAGTGCAGATCAACAGCGACATCCTGTTTCCCACCGGTTCCGCGGCGCTGGAACCGGCCGCGCAGGACACCGTGTCCAAGCTGGCCGATGTGCTGATCAATGTTCCCAACGGCGTACGGGTGGAAGGCTATACCGACGATCGTCCGATCCGCACCTATCAGTTCCCCTCCAACTGGGAGCTGTCGGCCGCGCGTGCGGCCAGCGTGGTGCACCTGTTCGTGCGCGACGGCATTCCGCCGGAGCGGCTGGCGATGATCGGCTACGGCGAATTCCGCCCGATCGGCGACAACGCCACCCTGGAGGGCCGCAACAGCAACCGTCGCGTGCTGCTGGTGATCCTGGCCGGGGAAGGCAAGGCCGAGGGCGGTGGCGGCGGACTGCCGGCGATCGCCGCGGCACCGAACTTGCAAGGCACCCTCGATGAGGCCGGTCCCCTGACGCCGGCCACGGCCGCTGACGCTGCAGCGTTGGCGCCGACCGTAACCGGAGGATCCAACTGA
- a CDS encoding flagellar motor protein, with translation MDIFSLVGLLLALVALVGGSILKGAGVASLWSSAAFVIVILGTVAAILVHTPPKVFKHAVAIAKWVIRPPTNEREGLIQQIVEWSNVARKQGLLGLEPLVAEQEDPFLKKGLQMLVDGLEPEAIRHMLEIDLDSQEHQDLAAAKVFEAMGVYAPTLGIIGAVFGLIAVMKNLADPSKLGHGIAAAFTATIYGIASANLFFLPMANKLKSVIGGRTREREMIIEGLIAIAQGENPRNIESKLAGFLH, from the coding sequence ATGGATATCTTCAGTCTCGTCGGACTACTGCTGGCGCTGGTCGCCCTGGTCGGTGGCAGCATCCTCAAGGGTGCGGGCGTGGCCTCGCTGTGGTCGTCGGCCGCCTTCGTCATCGTCATCCTCGGCACCGTCGCAGCCATCCTGGTGCATACGCCGCCGAAGGTGTTCAAGCATGCGGTGGCCATCGCCAAGTGGGTGATCCGCCCGCCCACCAATGAGCGCGAAGGACTGATCCAGCAGATCGTCGAGTGGAGCAATGTGGCCCGCAAGCAGGGTCTGCTCGGGCTGGAGCCGCTGGTCGCCGAGCAGGAAGATCCGTTCCTCAAGAAGGGCCTGCAGATGCTGGTCGACGGCCTGGAGCCGGAAGCCATCCGGCACATGCTGGAAATCGATCTGGACAGCCAGGAACACCAGGATCTGGCCGCCGCCAAGGTGTTCGAAGCCATGGGCGTGTACGCGCCCACGCTGGGCATCATCGGTGCGGTATTCGGCCTGATCGCGGTGATGAAGAACCTGGCCGATCCGTCCAAGCTGGGCCACGGCATCGCCGCGGCGTTCACCGCCACCATCTACGGCATCGCCTCGGCCAACCTGTTCTTCCTGCCGATGGCCAACAAGCTCAAGAGCGTCATCGGTGGCCGCACCCGTGAGCGCGAGATGATCATCGAGGGGTTGATCGCGATCGCCCAGGGCGAGAATCCGCGCAACATCGAATCCAAGCTGGCCGGCTTCCTGCACTAA
- a CDS encoding chemotaxis protein CheA produces MSAVTPEIAADFLIEAQEILDRLGEQLVTLEQDPADKQQLNAVFRGFHTLKGGAGFLAITPMVNLCHAAEEALGLVRSGKASLEADHFDAAQQSLDWLQQMLDAVGANEDPPHAPATLIAQFDVTGAAPKPAPVAAKPATAAPAQAGEDINEEEFDALLDQLQGAIAAPAATAPAAAPKPRATPASAAGKPAARASEAEQTIRVDTKRLDAIVNLVGELVLSRNRLKTLRARLRDEELDRAVSSLDIATARLQNAVMRTRMQPVGKVFSRFPKVARDVARSLQKEVDLELIGAETELDRNLVEALADPLVHLVRNAIDHGVEVPALREAAGKPRCGQVRLAAQQEGDYVTIEIRDDGAGIDPERLRDKALEKGLIDPESAARLSHDECLQLIFLPGFSTKTEITDISGRGVGMDVVQSRIRELSGQIQIYSQLGRGSRFLIRVPLTLAILPTLLVQAGDPVYALPLARVLEVLHAPDASLRYFDGQAVLDRGATTLPLVDLRRWLGVQVTKTPLLTIVVLQMGDQRFGLVVDQVRGREEVVIKPLPRAVRGLPGYAGATLIGDGRMALILDVDGLRQVA; encoded by the coding sequence ATGTCCGCCGTCACCCCCGAAATCGCCGCCGACTTCCTGATTGAAGCGCAGGAGATCCTGGATCGCCTGGGCGAGCAGCTGGTGACGCTGGAACAGGATCCCGCCGACAAGCAGCAGCTCAACGCGGTGTTCCGCGGCTTCCACACGCTCAAGGGCGGCGCCGGCTTCCTGGCGATCACCCCGATGGTCAACCTGTGCCACGCGGCTGAAGAAGCGCTCGGCCTGGTGCGCTCGGGCAAGGCCTCGCTGGAAGCGGATCATTTCGACGCCGCGCAGCAGTCGCTCGACTGGCTGCAGCAGATGCTCGATGCAGTGGGCGCCAACGAAGATCCGCCGCATGCACCGGCCACGCTGATCGCGCAGTTCGACGTGACTGGCGCCGCACCCAAGCCGGCGCCGGTGGCGGCCAAACCGGCCACAGCAGCGCCTGCGCAGGCGGGCGAGGACATCAACGAAGAAGAATTCGACGCCCTGCTCGATCAGCTGCAGGGCGCGATCGCCGCGCCTGCCGCCACGGCGCCTGCCGCTGCGCCGAAGCCGCGCGCCACCCCGGCCAGCGCAGCGGGCAAGCCGGCCGCGCGCGCCAGCGAAGCCGAGCAGACCATCCGCGTGGACACCAAGCGGCTGGATGCGATCGTCAACCTGGTCGGCGAACTGGTGCTCTCGCGCAACCGCCTCAAGACCCTGCGCGCGCGCCTGCGCGACGAGGAACTGGACCGCGCGGTCAGCAGCCTGGATATCGCCACCGCACGCCTGCAGAACGCGGTCATGCGCACGCGCATGCAGCCGGTCGGCAAGGTGTTCTCGCGCTTCCCCAAGGTGGCGCGCGATGTCGCCCGCTCCTTGCAGAAGGAAGTGGATCTGGAATTGATCGGTGCCGAGACCGAGCTGGATCGCAACCTGGTCGAAGCGCTGGCCGATCCGCTGGTGCATCTGGTCCGCAACGCCATCGATCACGGCGTGGAAGTGCCGGCCCTGCGCGAAGCTGCGGGCAAGCCGCGCTGTGGCCAAGTCCGCCTGGCCGCGCAGCAGGAAGGCGACTACGTCACCATTGAAATCCGCGACGACGGCGCCGGCATAGATCCCGAACGCCTGCGCGACAAGGCGCTGGAAAAGGGCCTGATTGATCCCGAGTCCGCCGCGCGCCTGTCGCATGACGAATGCCTGCAGCTGATCTTCCTGCCGGGCTTTTCCACCAAGACCGAGATCACCGACATCTCCGGCCGTGGCGTCGGCATGGACGTGGTGCAGTCACGCATCCGCGAACTGAGCGGGCAGATCCAGATCTATTCCCAGCTCGGACGCGGCAGCCGCTTCCTGATCCGCGTGCCGCTGACGCTGGCGATCCTGCCGACCCTGCTGGTGCAGGCCGGCGACCCGGTCTATGCGTTGCCGCTGGCGCGCGTGCTGGAAGTGCTGCATGCGCCGGATGCCAGCCTGCGCTATTTCGATGGCCAGGCGGTGCTGGATCGCGGCGCCACCACCTTGCCGCTGGTGGATCTGCGCCGCTGGCTGGGCGTGCAGGTGACCAAGACCCCGCTGCTCACCATCGTGGTGTTGCAGATGGGCGACCAGCGCTTCGGCCTGGTCGTGGATCAGGTGCGCGGCCGCGAGGAGGTGGTAATCAAGCCGCTACCGCGCGCCGTGCGCGGCCTGCCCGGCTATGCCGGCGCCACCCTGATTGGCGACGGCCGCATGGCCCTGATCCTGGACGTGGACGGCCTGCGCCAGGTGGCGTAA
- a CDS encoding protein phosphatase CheZ: protein MAAVIDASSARAALVEKLQHALDALQEGDEAGWRRELDAIAAWRTQPMMQGLGRLARELAQTLGELPPTHDSHGLDDACARLDHVVEMTEQASHKTLDLAEQCRGLADQLKASPLSAEQTQLVDGIRSGLSEMALAQSYQDLTGQIIRRVAGIVRRVHEGFGALGLPPPEKKDNALSGPAVNGLDKNAYSQDDADDLLSGLGL from the coding sequence ATGGCCGCAGTCATTGATGCTTCCAGCGCCCGCGCGGCGCTGGTGGAAAAACTCCAGCACGCGCTGGATGCCCTGCAGGAAGGCGATGAAGCCGGCTGGCGCCGCGAACTGGATGCGATTGCCGCCTGGCGCACGCAGCCGATGATGCAGGGCCTGGGCCGGCTGGCCCGCGAACTGGCGCAGACGCTGGGCGAACTGCCGCCCACCCATGACAGCCATGGTCTGGACGACGCCTGCGCGCGCCTGGATCACGTGGTCGAAATGACCGAACAGGCCAGCCACAAGACCCTCGACCTGGCCGAGCAATGCCGCGGCCTGGCCGATCAGCTCAAGGCCAGCCCGCTCAGCGCCGAACAGACGCAGCTGGTGGATGGCATCCGCAGCGGCCTGTCGGAAATGGCGCTGGCGCAGAGCTACCAGGACCTCACCGGGCAGATCATCCGTCGCGTCGCCGGCATCGTCCGCCGCGTGCACGAAGGTTTTGGCGCACTCGGCCTGCCGCCGCCGGAAAAGAAGGACAACGCCCTGTCCGGCCCGGCCGTCAACGGACTGGACAAGAACGCGTACTCGCAGGATGACGCGGATGATCTGTTGTCGGGTCTTGGCCTGTAA
- a CDS encoding chemotaxis response regulator CheY has protein sequence MRILIVDDFSTMRRIIKNLLNDLGYTNTAEADDGSTAIQALAQGNFEFVVTDWNMPGMTGIDLLKAIRADDRFKHLPVLMVTAEAKREQIIEAAQNGVNGYIIKPFTAQTLEEKLGKIFERLGAAA, from the coding sequence ATGCGAATCCTGATCGTGGACGACTTCTCGACGATGCGCCGCATCATCAAGAACCTGCTCAACGATCTGGGTTACACCAACACCGCCGAGGCCGACGACGGTTCGACCGCCATCCAGGCGCTGGCGCAGGGCAACTTCGAATTCGTGGTCACCGACTGGAACATGCCCGGCATGACCGGCATCGACCTGCTCAAGGCGATCCGCGCCGATGACCGCTTCAAGCACCTGCCGGTGCTGATGGTCACCGCCGAGGCCAAGCGCGAACAGATCATCGAGGCCGCGCAGAACGGCGTGAACGGCTACATCATCAAACCGTTCACCGCGCAGACCCTGGAAGAGAAGCTGGGCAAGATCTTCGAGCGCCTGGGAGCGGCTGCCTGA